The following proteins are co-located in the Theropithecus gelada isolate Dixy chromosome 19, Tgel_1.0, whole genome shotgun sequence genome:
- the IFNL1 gene encoding interferon lambda-1, with product MAAAWIVVLVTLVLGLAVAGPVPTSKPTTTGKGCDIGRFKSLSPQELASFKKARDALEESLKLKNWSCSSPVFPGNWDLRLLQVRERPGALEAELTLTLKVLEAAADTDSALEVVLDQPLHTLQHILSQLQACIQAQPTAGPRTRGRLHHWLHRLQEAPEKESPGCLEASVTFNLFRLLIRDLTCVANGDLCLRTSTHPEST from the exons ATGGCTGCAGCTTGGATCGTGGTGCTGGTGACTTTGGTGCTAGGCTTGGCCGTGGCAGGCCCTGTCCCCACTTCCAAGCCCACCACAACTGGGAAGGGCTGCGACATTGGCAGGTTCAAATCTCTGTCACCGCAGGAGTTGGCAAGCTTCAAGAAGGCCAGGGACGCCTTG GAAGAGTCACTCAAGTTGAAAAACTGGAGTTGCAGCTCTCCTGTCTTCCCCGGGAATTGGGACCTAAGGCTTCTCCAG GTGAGGGAGCGCCCCGGGGCCTTGGAGGCTGAGCTGACCCTGACGCTGAAAGTCCTGGAGGCTGCCGCTGACACTGACTCGGCCCTAGAGGTCGTCCTAGACCAGCCCCTTCACACCCTGCAGCACATCCTTTCCCAGCTCCAGGCCTGT ATCCAGGCTCAGCCCACAGCAGGGCCCAGGACCCGGGGCCGCCTCCACCACTGGCTACACCGGCTCCAGGAGGCCCCCGAAAAG GAGTCCCCTGGCTGCCTTGAGGCGTCTGTCACCTTCAACCTCTTCCGCCTACTCATACGGGACCTGACATGTGTCGCCAATGGGGACCTGTGTCTGAGAACGTCAACCCACCCCGAATCCACCTGA
- the LRFN1 gene encoding leucine-rich repeat and fibronectin type III domain-containing protein 1, with protein sequence MAPGPFSSALLSPPPAALPFLLLLWAGASRGQPCPGRCICQNVAPTLTMLCAKTGLLFVPPAIDRRVVELRLTDNFIAAVRRRDFANMTSLVHLTLSRNTIGQVAAGAFADLRALRALHLDSNRLAEVRGDQLRGLGNLRHLILGNNQIRRVESAAFDAFLSTVEDLDLSYNNLEALPWEAVGQMVNLNTLTLDHNLIDHIAEGTFVQLHKLVRLDMTSNRLHKLPPDGLFLRSQGTGPKPPTPLTVSFGGNPLHCNCELLWLRRLTREDDLETCATPEHLTDRYFWSIPEEEFLCEPPLITRQAGGRALVVEGQAVSLRCRAVGDPEPVVHWVAPDGRLLGNSSRTRVRWDGTLDVTITTLRDSGTFTCIASNAAGEATAPVEVCVVPLPLMAPPPAAPPPLTEPGSSDIATPGRPGANDSAAERRLVAAELTSNSVLIRWPAQRPVPGIRMYQVQYNSSVDDSLVYRMIPSTSQTFLVNDLAAGRAYDLCVLAVYDDGATALPATRVVGCVQFTTAGDPAPCRPLRAHFLGGTMIIAIGGVIVASVLVFIVLLMIRYKVYGDGDSRRVKGSRSPPRVSHVCSQTNGAGAAQAPALPVQDRYEALREVESQATPAVEAKALAAEAASAEPEAVLGRSLGGSATSLCLLPSEETSGEESWAAGGPRRSRSGVLGPPTSAPPTLALVPGGAAARQRSQQRYSFDGDYGALFQSHSYPRRARRTKRHRSTPHLDGAGGGAAGEDGDLGLGSARARLAFTSTEWMLESTV encoded by the exons ATGGCTCCAGGACCCTTCTCCTCGGCCCTCCTTTCGCCGCCGCCCGCTGCCCTGCCCTTTCTACTGCTGCTCTGGGCGGGGGCATCTCGTGGCCAGCCCTGCCCCGGCCGCTGCATCTGCCAGAACGTGGCGCCCACACTGACCATGCTGTGTGCTAAGACCGGCTTGCTCTTTGTGCCTCCCGCCATCGACCGGCGCGTGGTGGAGCTGCGGCTCACTGACAACTTCATCGCGGCGGTGCGCCGCCGAGACTTCGCCAACATGACCAGCCTGGTGCACCTCACCCTCTCCCGGAACACCATCGGCCAGGTGGCGGCTGGCGCCTTCGCCGACCTGCGTGCCCTCCGGGCCCTGCACCTGGACAGCAACCGCCTGGCGGAGGTGCGCGGAGACCAGCTCCGCGGCCTGGGCAATCTCCGCCACCTGATCCTGGGAAACAACCAGATCCGCCGGGTGGAGTCGGCGGCCTTTGACGCCTTCCTGTCCACCGTGGAGGACCTGGACCTGTCCTACAACAACCTGGAGGCCCTGCCGTGGGAGGCGGTGGGCCAGATGGTGAACCTAAACACTCTCACGCTGGACCACAACCTCATCGACCACATCGCGGAGGGGACCTTCGTGCAGCTTCACAAGCTGGTCCGCCTGGACATGACCTCCAACCGCCTGCATAAACTCCCGCCCGACGGGCTCTTCCTGAGGTCGCAGGGCACCGGGCCCAAGCCGCCCACGCCGCTGACCGTCAGCTTTGGCGGTAACCCCCTGCACTGCAACTGCGAGCTGCTTTGGCTGCGGCGGCTGACGCGCGAGGACGACCTAGAGACCTGCGCCACGCCTGAACACCTCACCGACCGCTACTTCTGGTCCATCCCGGAGGAGGAGTTCCTGTGTGAGCCCCCGCTGATCACGCGGCAGGCGGGGGGCCGGGCCCTGGTGGTGGAAGGCCAGGCGGTGAGCCTGCGCTGCCGAGCGGTGGGTGACCCCGAGCCGGTGGTGCACTGGGTGGCACCTGATGGGCGGCTGCTGGGGAACTCCAGCCGGACCCGGGTCCGGTGGGACGGGACGCTGGATGTGACCATCACCACCTTGAGGGACAGTGGCACCTTCACTTGCATCGCCTCCAATGCCGCTGGGGAAGCGACGGCGCCCGTGGAGGTATGCGTGGTACCTCTGCCTCTGATGGCACCCCCGCCGGCTGCCCCGCCGCCTCTCACCGAGCCCGGCTCCTCTGACATCGCCACGCCGGGTCGACCAGGTGCCAATGATTCTGCGGCTGAGCGTCGGCTCGTGGCAGCCGAGCTCACCTCGAACTCCGTGCTCATCCGCTGGCCAGCCCAGAGGCCGGTGCCCGGAATACGCATGTACCAGGTTCAGTACAACAGCTCCGTTGATGACTCCCTCGTCTACAG GATGATCCCGTCCACCAGTCAGACCTTCCTGGTGAATGACCTGGCGGCGGGCCGCGCCTACGACTTGTGCGTGCTGGCGGTCTACGACGACGGGGCCACCGCGCTGCCGGCAACGCGAGTAGTGGGCTGTGTGCAGTTCACCACGGCTGGTGATCCGGCGCCCTGCCGCCCGCTGAGGGCCCATTTCTTGGGCGGCACCATGATCATCGCCATCGGGGGCGTCATCGTCGCCTCGGTCCTTGTCTTCATCGTTCTGCTCATGATCCGCTACAAGGTGTACGGCGACGGGGACAGCCGCCGTGTCAAGGGTTCCAGGTCGCCCCCGCGGGTCAGCCACGTGTGCTCGCAGACCAACGGCGCAGGCGCGGCGCAGGCCCCTGCCCTGCCGGTCCAGGACCGCTACGAGGCGCTGCGCGAGGTGGAGTCCCAGGCCACCCCCGCCGTCGAGGCCAAGGCCCTGGCGGCGGAGGCGGCATCCGCAGAGCCGGAGGCGGTCCTTGGACGTTCTCTGGGCGGCTCGGCCACCTCGCTGTGCCTGCTGCCATCCGAGGAAACTTCCGGGGAGGAGTCTTGGGCCGCGGGGGGCCCTCGAAGGAGCCGATCCGGCGTCCTGGGGCCACCAACCTCGGCGCCCCCTACCCTAGCTCTGGTTCCTGGGGGCGCCGCGGCCCGGCAGAGGTCACAGCAGCGCTATTCGTTCGACGGGGACTACGGGGCACTATTCCAGAGCCACAGTTACCCGCGCCGCGCCCGGCGGACAAAGCGCCACCGGTCCACGCCGCACCTGGACGGGGCTGGAGGGGGCGCGGCCGGGGAGGATGGAGACCTGGGGCTGGGCTCCGCCAGGGCGCGCCTGGCCTTCACCAGCACCGAGTGGATGCTGGAGAGTACCGTGTGA